In Neodiprion virginianus isolate iyNeoVirg1 chromosome 6, iyNeoVirg1.1, whole genome shotgun sequence, the genomic window ttttattcatttggaTTTGTTTTAGCgacgaagagaaagagaaacatACGTTGACATTTAATCTGTCTTTCCCGCACGACCAGGACACTGTGTACTTAGCTCATTGTTACccatatacatacacagaTCTTCAGGTAATGAGTGAATCGGCAATATTCAAATGTTTGTGACCAATGGAATATCAGTATTGCGCAATTTATCAACTTATGTAACGTTCATTTTTTAGAAGTTTAATCGAACAAGAAAAACTAACATTGAACTAACGTGAGTCTAATTTCTTTCAGGAATATCTGGGTTCAATTATCAATGACCCTGCCAAAACCAAGTACACCAAACTCAGATTGTTGTGTCGAAGTTTGGCAGGAAACAATGTCTACTATCTAACTATAACCGCGCCAATGTTCAATGATGacggaagaaagaaaaaaggtgtTGTTATAACTGCACGTGTACATCCTGGGGAAACACCATCgagttggatgatgaaaggAATTATTGACTTTCTGACCGGGGATTCTAATCAGGCTAAAGTTAAATACTTTCCTATGAAATTTCTTCAGAAATCTCATCGTAGAAAAGTAATGTACTGATTattgatacaattttacagGAATTGCGGGAACGATTTATCTTCAAGTTGGTACCAATGCTAAATCCGGATGGAGTTATAGTTGGGAATAACAGGTGCTCTTTGTCTGGGAAGGACTTGAATCGACAATACAGAACTGTAATGCGAGAGAGTTATCCTTCGGTATGGCATACCAAACTCATGATTCGCAGGTAAGGCACAAGGAAAGAGACGAGGAAAAATAAGCACAAAAAATGTAGCCaattcaacattgataataTAGCTTTGAGTTTTCGTCATATACCTAATAATTATGCATGCAACGACAGATTGATGGAGGAATGCGGTATTGCAATATACTGCGATTTACACGCGCACTCAAGGAGACACAACATATTCATTTATGGTTGTGAAAGTAAAAGGGGTGGATCTGGTGGAAAACTGTCAGAACAAGTTTTTCCTTTAATGTTACACAAGAATGCTGCTGATAAAGTGAGTAGTCTACCGGATCATACAAGTGAATGAAACACTGAGGTGTTGGTTTTCATTTGAGAATTCAACTTGTTTCAGTTTTCATTTGAGAATTGCAAATTCCATATTGAAAAGGGAAAAGAAGGCACAGGGAGAGTAGTTGTCTGGCTAATGGGTGTTCAAAACAGTTATACCATGGAGGCTTCCTTGAGTGGTTCTAAAATTGGCTCCAGAGCTGATACGCACTTTTCGACGCAAGATTACGAACAAATTGGTAAAGCTTTTTGTGAAACCCTACTGGATTTCTCCGACGAAGATCCTACAAAGGTGAGGTTTCAAGCAATCTCAGTTCTTGTATTTCATTGTAGTCATAACTATATTTATTAGAATTGTAATTCTGATTATGTTTGATGCTGCGTGGAAATTTTTGGGTAAGCTGAACTTGCAGTActcaaaataatgaaactgtGCAGAAATACATTTGTTGTAACATCTTCTtacaaaatcgaaaatatctAGAATAATTTCGGGCATGCTTCAACTTGCAGGATGAAATTGAATGTCAATGTAGGAACGActacgaaataaaattcttgcAAGACTTATGAAGGAAGGATCAAGCGCTGATGAACCAACAAATATCAATCTAACCGATTACTCTAGGTACGTTGattagaataaatttctttttttaatgcTGATTACACATTTCACTAATATTTCTTGGAATTTCTCTacttgtgaaaataaaagcgATGAGGGCGATACATCCGATAGTTCATCGCAAGACGATAGACGAGAAAGAgctgatgaaaaatcaaaacgagATACGGATGACAGTTACCCATACCTATCTGTTCCGCCGCCGTCGCCAATACTACCAAGGGCCAAAGGCaatggaaaaataagaaatggagcaaggaaaaaatttttggaacaGAACTCGCAAgtcaaaaagaaaatattggtacaaaatttgactgaaaaaaCTAAAACGTAGATGAATATTTGCTCACACTCGCTTCCCGTGCCATACTTGTGTTACAGACTCAAAGAGCTGTTATGGACGTACCGATTACCGATCCAGGAAGTGATTTATACGATGTCAGTGAGTCAGGAGATGAGTATTATTTGGAATCATCTATAGCAACCTCCAGGCTTCCGCAAGGTAtacaaaaacctgaaatatgATGAATTCCAGTATGATAATTCAGTTGTCTTTTGAATTGTAGAGAGTCGCTCTAATTTAATGGAAAGGTCTGATGTATCAGAAAAAGATGAAGATTATAGGAAAGATTCTCGCAAAGACTATTTACCATTACCATCGATAATAAGGCCTCACAGTCTGTCTTTAGGAGAGGAATTACCTCCGGCAAAGACAACTCACAAATCGAGACAGCAGCCACGTTATCTGCCTCAACCAAAGcaagttttcatttcaaattaccAAAAGTCAAAGAAAGGTCAATCGGTTATAAATTCATTAGGTAACATCTTGTTTCTCTATTGTTTCAGAACATCGAGACACCTGTCTCCTATATTCTCAAAGCATCAGGatgttcaaataaaaatggcCTCTTTGCGTCAGCAACTTTGGACGGGCGTTCCAATGAGGAGCCAATACAAAGAAGATAGAGGAAATCCATTCATTCAAAGTTCTAATGGCTGGGGAGCATCGAGCCTAGCCTTGGCCTATCAAACCGATAGCGAAACTCTGTTAAAGTAAGAAAACAGGTTGTTGTAAGCATGAAATAACAATGGACCTTTTTAAGGCTAAAATCCAATAAATTTCAGATCTTGCTCAAAAAAATTAGAGGCATTAGACTATACTCAGAAAACGAACGGAGAGTcaagaaaagtaaagaaaaaattgctgaaaaaGCAGGCAAAGGTAATCAACATTCTACCAATCCATGTAGATGAGGAAGAAGTCCCAAAGccaattaaaaagaaaaggacACGGCTAAGACGCCAAAAGACTGTGAATATGAACACGATTGGAGCAGAGAGTAACGCGATATCGACAAGGGCAGATAAAATAGATTCCCTAAGATTGTTCGGGATTGCAAAGCTACCGAAACCGGAAGCCAAGCACAAATCTGAATCTAAACGAAAATTCCGTAAAGGAGGTCTAGTTGTTACCGCCGCTACCAGCATGCccaaaacaaaacaaaagttAATGATTGACCCCACAACCGACAGTTCTAGTTCAGATGAAGTTCAGCTTAGCGTGCGGCCAAGAactgcgaagaaaaaaaagaaatcactGGTAAAGAAGAAACGAGTACTTAGCGCCAGTGTTATGCTCGGGGCTATGGCAGTAAAATAGTAAATTTAAGAATAAGGAACCATGATAGTTCCACATTTACAATAAAAGCAAAGCCTATCACACGGTCCAGGGAACGTATCCCCATTTCCCCTGTacttgaaaaatcgatttagCGTGAAAGATAATTGAACACATATTCTCGTCTACCCATTTTATACCACAGTCCCAAAAATGTAGTATACGTGTAacgaatttaataaaaatttacatcccGATTAGTTCAGAGAATTTGCTTAAGACTCAGGAATATGGATTAAAAGACGCAgtaataaaatggaaaaaatgtgCGAAAATCGGTGAGGACAAATTTCGTAAATCTCTATTCAAATAATGGGAATTTTTAAATAGTTCAACTTAGCTTACCCTCACCTAACCTAGTTTAGCCCTGGCCGAGCCTGGGGCAAACCTAACCTGATCCGGAAGAAAAGTTGCAATATAAGAATAAGAGTGAGCTATTGAATTTAGGAGGATTGTTGAATTAGAttcgtaaaataattttcgtttttacgaCGAATATAAGTCAACggtgagaatttttaaacagGTGTAATTTAACCTTTCAGTTCTCTGCGGCTCGCGCTCTTCTCTCCGTCTGGAAGGATTTCCACTGCGGTGTTTGCGTTTCCTGTTATGCATCTACATAaatagtgagaaaaaaaaattatgttactggtaaagaaaattactaaacaagcaaaaaaatgcaaaacaaAAGGCTATCCTATCACGATATGTAAACTATTATCGCATTGTTTGTAACGTGGAAGACAATGAGTTTTTCTTCACCGTTCGCAAGTAAAATAAACTCACCCGCGGTAGCTCGCAGCAGTCGTTAATCAACGGGATTACAGTACATGCATATACTGAATTCAATCACAGGACAGAAACAAAGCATTAATAGAAAATTACCTAAGTACCTTTCACTGTTCGGTAATAACACGAGTAATAACGTGATAATAGTGTGCAACCGTACAAACGTCAACGACACGCGGAGATAAAAAACTGGAGCCTAATGCAAAAGAATTCGTGGGATTCACGCATGGACTATTTTCCGTTCGAATACCGCAAGCATCTCTCGCTCCATTCCCTAGGATTCCACGGGCTAAAAAACAATCGCAAGGAACCTCACGGGAAAAATCTGCGGGTTGTCTTCGTAACGTACTATCTCTCGGCCAACTTAATTACAATTACAGTGCATGAGGAATTTCTTAATTTCACCTTTCGCGAACCGCTTGCTCAAGCTGCCTCTACAGGCCTACAGTTTTGGCACCCTCTCCGTGCTTTGCCGccttgaattaatttcaaaccaGGCAAATACTCTGACTCCAGAATCTGCATTAAAAGTCGGTCGagtagaataataataaagcaCCATCGACGGTACTATTTGTAGGAATGGAAAATGGTGAGAATGATGATGAAAAAGCAGGAAATTTAATTGATGTACATCTCCAAATgttcttacaaaaaaaattatttcaccaaaCTTTACTTTACCTCAGAAATTAACAATTCGTGGGgcaaatttacaatttattgaaaaacaaatttgtccCAAGAAGTGTAATACATACGCAAATTATGAATATGAATAAACATTCCTAAAATGTGTATGAAATTTGcttgattaattttgaaagtaATGTAAAAATCGACACGCGATAGCCTCGCAAATCTTCGACCCTAGTGCCATCATATGTACGCCTCATAACTCTACAAACAAGAAAGTTTTGCACTTGTGGATTGCACGCAAGCAAGGtcattatatacacataaaagATGCTTTGACACTATCTGATCCATGTGGAATACACACCTGATTTAACGTCATTAATTAAGCATTATTTTGGACGTTATGCAAAACTACTAGAAACACCAATAATAGATAATTCCAACATAACTGCTAAGATAAGATGCTTCCAACGCAATCGAAGAGATAAGCTGTTTCTATTAGCAGGTATCGGTCTGtgttataaacaaaacatgaaaaattggCCCGATTTGTCAGGCTATCGAAACATTTGACTAGTTGAAAAGAATAgcttaatatttttttacttgtgTGCATAAAGCAGACTCGCTCTTAGTCAGAAGCTGCGTGATCTTGATTCTTGACGTGATCGAGGACGGGATAGTATCTgtttatgtataatacatataatgaTACTGCGATGGTTGATCATTTCACGGAACGTTATTCCCGAAGTGAAGAAATATTGCAAGAAATCGTATTTCAACTAATGCTACTTTATTCTTTCCTTTTAAATaggtgaatttttgaatattcattattcGATGCTTGAACGTCACAAATTGAACAGCATCGTTTTACCCATCCTTTTGACCGCCATGGAAATGGTTCGATGGGTCAACGCAATGACCTGGATATCCGCcgattgtgaaaataatttaaatattcacaCGTAACGCTAcctaatataaataattatcgacTATAAAATTAACTGAAACGGCAATACAATCACGAGGACAGTCGGTACAAGGCTGCTTACGTGTATTTAAATCATTCTTATACTATATTTACAGATAGTATAATAATCTGTACCATCGCCGTGATCGGTTTATGTCATTTTCATAAATTACAGAGTTTTTTGAACCCAGGAAACGCAGTCCACGACCATGGGATCCGTGCAACCTTCGTGCAGTTCTCTATTTATACAGATTGATTTAAAATGCTATAAACAATTTCCCTACTTCAAAGTCAGAAAGCCATTTCTGGTGGAGTCGATCGCGGTAGAAGTGCGTGTCATATTCTCGTTACAATTTATA contains:
- the LOC124307540 gene encoding cytosolic carboxypeptidase 2 — translated: MDFAVNSRVKELQAALFPIHPIPNSYITSQCLQGRLGITRRDIETALNLSASVARYRDSKEAFPTIPDAHSGIDGITQEARWPTECQVIQERIRHIEYFPATPEPYYVPSGKEPKPKPIGEESGTVIFRYCPMSATNYFSRSCIGGTIFIQEPITSASNTNLNCLDNSVANSFATCNSDLKFESRFESGNLGKVIKITDTYYQLHLRKDLYTQRHMQWYYFRISNTKSRTIYRLSIVNFCKEDSLYNEGLKPLLYSTKDASLHAVGWRRCGDNITYYKNDSSDEEKEKHTLTFNLSFPHDQDTVYLAHCYPYTYTDLQEYLGSIINDPAKTKYTKLRLLCRSLAGNNVYYLTITAPMFNDDGRKKKGVVITARVHPGETPSSWMMKGIIDFLTGDSNQAKELRERFIFKLVPMLNPDGVIVGNNRCSLSGKDLNRQYRTVMRESYPSVWHTKLMIRRLMEECGIAIYCDLHAHSRRHNIFIYGCESKRGGSGGKLSEQVFPLMLHKNAADKFSFENCKFHIEKGKEGTGRVVVWLMGVQNSYTMEASLSGSKIGSRADTHFSTQDYEQIGKAFCETLLDFSDEDPTKERLRNKILARLMKEGSSADEPTNINLTDYSSDEGDTSDSSSQDDRRERADEKSKRDTDDSYPYLSVPPPSPILPRAKGNGKIRNGARKKFLEQNSQVKKKILTQRAVMDVPITDPGSDLYDVSESGDEYYLESSIATSRLPQESRSNLMERSDVSEKDEDYRKDSRKDYLPLPSIIRPHSLSLGEELPPAKTTHKSRQQPRYLPQPKTSRHLSPIFSKHQDVQIKMASLRQQLWTGVPMRSQYKEDRGNPFIQSSNGWGASSLALAYQTDSETLLKSCSKKLEALDYTQKTNGESRKVKKKLLKKQAKVINILPIHVDEEEVPKPIKKKRTRLRRQKTVNMNTIGAESNAISTRADKIDSLRLFGIAKLPKPEAKHKSESKRKFRKGGLVVTAATSMPKTKQKLMIDPTTDSSSSDEVQLSVRPRTAKKKKKSLVKKKRVLSASVMLGAMAVK